A part of Lactobacillus sp. ESL0700 genomic DNA contains:
- the recJ gene encoding single-stranded-DNA-specific exonuclease RecJ, whose product MEWKQRSAKELPSELIEKYQLSPITAKLFSLRGVNTDEQLAFWFNATEEDLAEPNLMHDMDKAIDRITKAIDQGEKITIYGDYDADGITATTIMMETLEILGADVHYFIPDRFRDGYGPNQKAYQKLVEDGTQLIITVDNGVTGVKEVAYAKEHGVDTIITDHHTFQEEVPDAYAIVHCNYPGQQYPFDDYCGAGVAYTICRELMQDPMSELLELAMIGTIGDMVKVSSEGHIIVKRGLAMLNQTQRPGLRALIKNAGLKLGAIDETDVGFNIAPRLNAVGRLDNASLAVELLLSDDEEQAQKLASQIEELNDERKELTAAVYQSCIEQVKVNGWQTKNTLVIYDPEFHEGVLGLVANKVVEKFHKPTIVLTKNEAGIIKGSGRSIPGFNLFDALSPLKEKLLTKFGGHDFACGLSMTVDKIDELRDAFEASFKDTPNLAVKQYDFELPLAKLSPDTVNEINLAGPFGTDNVKPTFSITHATINNFDFMGKDKTHIRFQAVKNAGKLDVVGFNKEYVTRNLLPFVDQIFVQLGLNTFRNQTKLQGIIEGIVFKAPQLAVPAPVIDLRQEKYVMGFADRYLLFDEKNQTVAINSLGINPAKIALVRDYEGNGEVAALIDVPHNLTELNQALNNNYQQLYLRFLLDQLPVESIPAKTDFARVLKYVYAHSDLSPADYRQVAPFLGLDYNSLLFILRVFFELNFVQLQNNQIVGVPNPTKQPLSASKYFTAVTSQITFASELRQMPTNKLLMYVNQQLKQH is encoded by the coding sequence ATCGAGTGGAAACAACGTTCCGCTAAGGAGTTACCTTCTGAGTTAATTGAAAAATATCAACTTAGCCCAATAACGGCTAAGTTGTTTTCTTTGCGTGGAGTTAATACTGATGAACAGTTAGCCTTTTGGTTTAATGCGACCGAGGAAGACTTGGCTGAGCCTAATTTAATGCATGACATGGATAAGGCAATTGATCGCATTACTAAGGCAATCGATCAGGGTGAAAAAATAACCATTTATGGCGATTATGACGCTGATGGGATTACGGCAACAACAATCATGATGGAGACACTGGAAATACTAGGTGCAGATGTGCATTACTTTATTCCTGATCGCTTTCGTGATGGTTATGGCCCCAATCAAAAGGCTTATCAAAAGCTTGTGGAAGATGGCACTCAGCTCATTATCACGGTTGATAATGGGGTAACTGGCGTTAAAGAAGTTGCTTATGCAAAAGAACATGGCGTTGATACAATTATTACGGATCATCATACTTTTCAAGAAGAAGTGCCTGATGCGTATGCAATTGTGCACTGCAATTATCCGGGCCAGCAATACCCGTTTGATGATTATTGTGGTGCTGGAGTTGCGTACACAATTTGCCGTGAATTAATGCAAGACCCAATGTCTGAACTATTAGAGCTTGCCATGATTGGTACCATTGGCGATATGGTCAAGGTGTCTAGCGAAGGTCATATTATTGTTAAGCGTGGTCTAGCAATGCTTAACCAAACGCAGCGCCCAGGTTTGCGAGCATTAATTAAAAACGCGGGCTTGAAGCTGGGCGCAATTGATGAAACTGACGTTGGCTTCAATATTGCACCACGACTAAATGCTGTTGGCCGACTGGATAATGCTAGTCTTGCTGTGGAGCTGCTGCTTTCTGATGATGAAGAGCAAGCCCAAAAATTAGCGAGCCAAATTGAAGAACTTAATGATGAGCGCAAGGAATTGACAGCTGCAGTTTATCAATCATGCATTGAGCAAGTTAAGGTTAATGGTTGGCAGACTAAGAATACTCTGGTAATTTATGATCCTGAATTTCACGAGGGTGTGCTTGGTCTAGTAGCCAATAAAGTTGTTGAAAAATTTCATAAACCAACGATTGTTTTGACTAAAAACGAAGCTGGAATCATTAAGGGTTCAGGTCGCTCGATTCCAGGGTTTAACTTATTTGATGCGTTGTCTCCTTTAAAAGAAAAATTATTGACCAAATTTGGTGGGCATGATTTTGCTTGTGGCTTATCGATGACGGTTGATAAAATTGACGAATTGCGGGATGCTTTTGAAGCCAGCTTTAAGGACACGCCAAATTTAGCAGTGAAGCAGTATGATTTTGAATTGCCACTGGCTAAGTTGTCGCCAGATACGGTGAACGAGATTAATCTTGCTGGGCCGTTTGGTACTGACAATGTTAAACCCACTTTTAGTATTACGCACGCAACGATTAACAATTTTGATTTTATGGGCAAGGACAAGACGCATATCCGTTTTCAGGCGGTTAAAAATGCGGGCAAATTAGATGTTGTTGGCTTTAATAAGGAATACGTCACGCGTAATCTTTTACCCTTTGTTGACCAAATCTTTGTCCAGTTAGGGCTAAATACTTTTCGTAATCAAACCAAGCTGCAGGGTATCATCGAGGGCATTGTCTTTAAAGCTCCACAGTTAGCAGTCCCAGCACCAGTAATTGACTTGCGACAAGAAAAATACGTGATGGGTTTTGCCGACCGCTATTTGTTATTTGATGAAAAAAACCAGACGGTTGCTATCAATAGCTTAGGAATAAATCCTGCTAAAATTGCGCTAGTGCGTGATTATGAAGGTAATGGCGAGGTTGCCGCATTAATTGATGTGCCCCATAATTTAACGGAATTAAATCAGGCCCTTAATAATAACTATCAGCAGTTATATTTGCGTTTTTTGCTCGACCAATTACCAGTTGAAAGTATTCCGGCCAAGACAGATTTTGCGCGCGTTTTAAAATATGTTTATGCTCATTCAGATTTATCGCCAGCAGATTATCGGCAGGTTGCACCATTTCTAGGATTAGATTATAATAGTTTGCTGTTTATTTTACGGGTTTTCTTTGAGCTTAACTTTGTTCAGTTGCAGAATAACCAGATTGTTGGGGTACCTAACCCTACCAAACAACCACTTTCAGCATCTAAATATTTTACTGCGGTAACTTCTCAAATCACTTTTGCAAGTGAGTTAAGACAAATGCCGACTAATAAATTATTAATGTATGTCAATCAGCAGCTAAAACAGCACTAA
- a CDS encoding Abi family protein, with amino-acid sequence MAKTKDFKTVTEQLVILQQRGLTFGDEERIKRYLLTNNYYNIINGYSKFFQEEKSNLYRKDVTFDEIATLYFFDRELKITLLNAILNAEHHLKSIFAYRFAEKHKNEKYAYLNFTSYDEKNSVQVSKIILRLSQLIKRKTNRRKSTANNAIDFYVKRHNDVPIWVLIDFIDFGTLCELIEIVPTSMQNKIAKDLNSFISENLNQDVNMFEPEVMVSFIKNIHEIRNICAHNNRLLGYECRADSKYFEQLCCHYNIAVKDQRRSVYSVFLNLQCFLSRTEFCILNNTVRKRCKYLGSKINSIDSNEILSSIGFPKNWEKQPKLIQN; translated from the coding sequence GTGGCAAAAACAAAGGATTTTAAAACCGTTACTGAACAATTAGTGATATTACAACAAAGAGGATTAACTTTTGGAGATGAAGAACGCATAAAGCGTTATTTGTTAACCAATAATTACTATAATATTATTAATGGTTACAGTAAGTTCTTTCAAGAAGAAAAAAGTAATTTATATCGTAAAGATGTAACATTTGATGAAATAGCTACCTTGTATTTTTTTGATCGAGAATTAAAAATTACGCTTTTAAATGCAATTCTTAATGCTGAGCACCATTTGAAATCAATTTTTGCTTATCGGTTTGCTGAAAAACATAAAAATGAAAAATATGCTTATTTAAATTTTACGAGTTATGATGAGAAAAACTCAGTACAAGTAAGTAAAATAATTTTACGTCTTTCACAGTTAATCAAGAGAAAAACAAATAGAAGAAAAAGTACAGCTAATAATGCTATTGATTTTTATGTTAAGCGGCACAATGATGTTCCTATTTGGGTATTAATTGATTTTATCGATTTTGGTACTTTATGTGAATTAATTGAAATAGTACCCACTAGTATGCAAAATAAGATTGCTAAAGATCTGAATAGCTTTATTTCTGAAAACTTGAATCAGGATGTTAATATGTTTGAGCCTGAGGTAATGGTTTCATTTATCAAAAATATTCATGAAATTAGAAATATTTGTGCCCATAATAATCGATTATTAGGATATGAATGCAGAGCAGATAGCAAATACTTTGAACAATTATGTTGCCATTATAATATAGCAGTTAAGGATCAAAGACGGTCAGTGTATTCTGTGTTTCTAAATTTACAATGTTTTTTAAGTAGAACAGAATTTTGTATTTTGAACAATACTGTTCGAAAAAGATGTAAATATTTAGGAAGTAAAATAAATAGTATAGATTCTAATGAAATTTTATCTTCAATTGGTTTTCCTAAGAATTGGGAAAAGCAACCAAAGCTAATTCAAAATTAG
- the lepA gene encoding translation elongation factor 4 has protein sequence MDIKKLQDYQKHIRNFSIVAHIDHGKSTIADRILELTDTVSQRQLKNQMLDDMPLERQRGITIKMNSVEIKYHAQDGEDYIFHLIDTPGHVDFSYEVSRSLAACEGALLVVDASQGVQAQTLANTYLAIDDDLEILPVINKIDLPSANPEQAKEEIEEMLGLDASDAAEVSGKTGQGIADMLEKVVKEIPAPAGDLTAPLKALIFDSKYDDYRGVVLSIRVEEGTVKPGDQIEIMNTGKKYEVTEVGVTSPQPVKKDILIAGDVGYLTANIKSVRETRVGDTITSAEHPTAEPLPGYRQIPPMVYSGMYPVENAKYNDLKEALQKLQLNDAALEFEPETSTALGFGFRCGFLGLLHMDVVQERLEQEFDLDLIMTAPSVDYHAIMNDGSTKVIDNPSDLPSAGEYKEVQEPYVKAEVMVPNDFVGPVMELCQRKRGEFVTMDYLDKYRVNVIYDMPLAEIIYDFFDDLKSSTKGYASLDYEITGYRATDLVKIDILLNKQAIDALSFIAHRDEAQKRARQMTSMLKKLIPRQNFEVDIQGAIGAKIISRATVKPYRKDVTWKIHTGDPDRRAKLLEKQKRGKKRMKAVGRVEVPQDAFMAVLKMNDDDLNSK, from the coding sequence ATGGATATTAAAAAATTACAAGATTATCAAAAACACATTCGCAACTTTTCAATTGTTGCCCATATTGATCACGGTAAATCGACTATTGCTGATCGGATTTTGGAATTGACAGACACAGTTTCGCAGAGGCAATTAAAGAATCAAATGCTTGATGATATGCCGCTTGAACGCCAACGTGGAATCACAATCAAGATGAACTCAGTAGAAATCAAGTATCATGCACAAGATGGCGAAGATTATATTTTCCACTTGATTGATACCCCGGGACACGTCGACTTTTCTTATGAAGTTTCACGGTCACTTGCTGCTTGTGAAGGTGCGCTGCTAGTTGTTGACGCATCACAAGGTGTGCAAGCACAGACTTTGGCTAATACTTACCTAGCAATTGATGATGACTTAGAAATTCTGCCAGTAATCAATAAGATTGACTTGCCATCAGCTAATCCAGAGCAAGCTAAGGAAGAAATTGAAGAAATGCTTGGTCTTGATGCTTCCGATGCCGCTGAAGTTTCTGGTAAAACTGGCCAAGGGATTGCCGATATGCTTGAAAAGGTGGTTAAGGAGATACCGGCACCAGCAGGCGACTTAACAGCACCACTAAAGGCGTTGATTTTTGATTCAAAATATGACGATTATCGCGGGGTTGTGTTGTCCATTCGCGTTGAAGAAGGGACAGTCAAGCCTGGTGATCAAATTGAAATTATGAATACTGGTAAAAAGTATGAGGTAACAGAAGTTGGTGTGACTAGTCCGCAGCCAGTTAAGAAAGATATTTTGATTGCTGGGGATGTTGGCTACTTAACAGCTAATATCAAGTCAGTTCGTGAAACCCGAGTGGGTGATACGATTACCTCTGCAGAACACCCAACGGCAGAGCCACTGCCTGGTTATCGGCAAATTCCGCCGATGGTTTATTCAGGGATGTATCCCGTTGAAAACGCCAAATATAACGACTTAAAAGAAGCATTGCAAAAGTTGCAGTTAAATGATGCTGCCTTAGAATTTGAACCTGAGACTTCAACTGCACTAGGATTTGGTTTTCGTTGTGGCTTTTTGGGCTTGCTTCACATGGATGTTGTTCAGGAACGGTTGGAACAAGAATTTGACCTTGATTTAATTATGACCGCACCATCAGTTGACTACCACGCAATTATGAATGATGGCTCAACGAAGGTGATTGATAATCCATCCGATTTGCCAAGTGCTGGTGAATATAAAGAAGTTCAGGAGCCTTACGTTAAAGCCGAAGTTATGGTGCCGAACGATTTTGTCGGTCCAGTAATGGAATTATGTCAACGCAAGCGTGGTGAATTTGTCACGATGGATTATCTGGATAAGTATCGCGTTAACGTGATTTATGATATGCCACTGGCTGAAATTATTTATGACTTTTTCGATGATTTGAAATCCTCAACTAAAGGCTATGCTTCACTAGACTATGAAATTACGGGTTATCGGGCAACTGACTTAGTTAAAATTGATATTTTACTCAATAAACAAGCAATTGATGCCTTGAGCTTTATTGCGCACAGGGATGAAGCACAAAAGCGGGCACGGCAAATGACATCAATGCTTAAAAAGCTGATTCCACGGCAAAACTTTGAGGTTGATATTCAAGGAGCAATTGGCGCTAAAATCATTTCGCGAGCAACTGTTAAGCCATATCGTAAAGATGTTACCTGGAAAATTCACACGGGTGATCCCGATCGTCGGGCTAAATTGCTGGAAAAGCAGAAGCGCGGTAAGAAGCGAATGAAGGCTGTTGGCCGTGTCGAAGTGCCACAAGATGCATTTATGGCCGTCTTGAAGATGAACGATGATGATTTAAATTCGAAGTAA
- the dnaJ gene encoding molecular chaperone DnaJ produces the protein MAQEDYYNVLGVDRNASDKEINSAYRKLAKKYHPDLNHEPGAEEKYKEVNEAYEVLHDKQKRAQYDQFGSAGVNGQGGFGGGQGYGDFSGFGDFSDIFNDFFGGGAGGGQRQANPTAPQRGQDLDYTLTIDFMDAITGKKTQVSYTRSETCSTCQGTGAEKGTHPITCDKCHGSGYMTVTQKSMLGMIRRQTVCDKCQGRGVIIEHPCKTCHGKGTVDGKNNIEINIPAGIDNGQQLRYEGQGEAGKNGGPYGDLYISYRIKPSKDFERNGNTIYTTVPISFAQATLGDEIDIKTVHGKSKLKIPAGTQPNKKFTLRGEGVPYLRGNGNGDQVTTVQVQIPESINEKQKEALVDFVKAGGGSITPQEKGFFERLKEKLK, from the coding sequence ATGGCACAAGAAGACTATTATAATGTGCTAGGTGTTGATCGCAATGCCAGTGATAAAGAAATTAACTCTGCTTACCGTAAATTAGCTAAGAAATATCACCCAGATTTGAATCATGAACCGGGAGCTGAAGAAAAGTACAAGGAAGTCAACGAGGCTTACGAGGTTTTGCACGATAAGCAAAAGCGGGCTCAATATGACCAATTTGGTTCTGCCGGTGTCAATGGTCAGGGCGGCTTTGGCGGTGGCCAAGGTTATGGCGACTTCAGCGGCTTTGGTGATTTCAGCGATATTTTCAATGATTTCTTCGGCGGTGGTGCTGGTGGCGGTCAACGTCAAGCTAACCCAACCGCCCCACAACGTGGTCAAGATCTCGATTATACATTGACGATTGATTTTATGGACGCGATTACGGGTAAAAAGACGCAGGTTTCTTATACTCGCAGTGAAACTTGTTCGACTTGTCAAGGAACTGGTGCCGAAAAGGGCACGCATCCAATTACCTGTGATAAGTGTCATGGCTCGGGTTACATGACTGTAACGCAAAAGTCAATGCTGGGTATGATTCGCCGCCAGACAGTTTGTGATAAGTGTCAAGGCCGCGGTGTAATCATTGAGCACCCATGTAAAACTTGTCATGGTAAGGGAACTGTTGATGGTAAAAATAACATTGAAATCAACATTCCTGCCGGAATTGACAATGGTCAACAATTACGCTACGAAGGCCAGGGTGAAGCTGGTAAAAACGGTGGCCCTTATGGTGATTTATACATTAGTTACCGTATTAAGCCATCTAAGGACTTTGAACGTAATGGCAATACAATCTATACCACAGTGCCAATTTCGTTTGCTCAAGCAACTTTAGGGGACGAAATTGACATTAAAACGGTTCACGGCAAGAGTAAATTAAAAATTCCTGCTGGTACTCAGCCAAACAAGAAATTTACTTTGCGCGGCGAGGGTGTGCCATATTTGCGCGGTAATGGTAATGGCGATCAGGTAACAACTGTTCAAGTGCAAATCCCAGAGTCAATTAATGAAAAGCAAAAAGAAGCATTAGTTGACTTTGTTAAAGCAGGTGGTGGTTCAATTACACCACAAGAAAAAGGCTTTTTTGAACGTTTAAAAGAAAAGTTGAAGTAA
- the dnaK gene encoding molecular chaperone DnaK, whose protein sequence is MSKVIGIDLGTTNSAVAVLEGKEPKIITNPEGNRTTPSVVAFKDGEIQVGEVAKRQAITNPNTVISIKRHMGEADYKVKVGDKSYTPQEISAMILQYIKKFSEDYLGEKVTDAVVTVPAYFNDAQRQATKDAGKIAGLDIKRIINEPTASSLAYGLDKDAEDEKVLVYDLGGGTFDVSVLQLGDGVFQVLSTNGDTHLGGDDFDNKIMDWLIQNFKDENGVDLSKDKMALQRLKDAAEKAKKDLSGVSSTHISLPFISAGESGPLHLEADLTRAKFDELTSDLVDRTKVAFDNALNDADLTVSDIDKVILNGGSTRIPAVQEAVKKWAGKEPDHSINPDEAVALGAAIQGGVISGDVKDVVLLDVTPLSLGIETMGGVFTKLIEKNTTIPTSKSQIFSTAADNQPAVDVHVLQGERPMAQDDKTLGRFELTDIPAAPRGVPQIQVTFDIDKNGIVNVSAKDMGTGKEQKITIKSSSGLSDEEIQKMQKEAEEHAEEDKKKKEEVDLRNEVDQLIFSTEKTLKEVKDNDKVSADDTKKVQDALDALKKAQKDNNLDEMKSKKDELTKVAQDLAVKLYQANGGAQGAAGQAGPQAGPQNPGSQGGNTSDGSATDGEFHKVDPNK, encoded by the coding sequence ATGTCAAAAGTTATCGGAATCGACCTCGGAACAACTAACTCAGCAGTTGCTGTTCTTGAAGGTAAAGAACCAAAGATTATTACTAACCCTGAAGGTAACCGGACTACACCATCAGTAGTTGCTTTCAAAGATGGTGAAATTCAAGTTGGTGAGGTTGCAAAACGTCAAGCAATCACTAACCCGAATACTGTTATTTCAATTAAGCGTCACATGGGTGAAGCAGATTATAAAGTTAAAGTTGGAGATAAGTCCTATACTCCTCAAGAAATTTCCGCAATGATTTTGCAATATATCAAGAAATTCTCTGAAGATTACCTAGGTGAAAAGGTTACTGATGCTGTTGTCACTGTTCCTGCATACTTCAACGATGCTCAACGTCAAGCTACTAAGGATGCCGGTAAGATTGCTGGTTTAGACATTAAGCGGATCATTAACGAACCAACTGCTTCTTCATTGGCATATGGCCTTGATAAAGATGCCGAAGATGAAAAAGTCTTAGTTTACGACCTTGGTGGTGGTACTTTTGATGTTTCCGTATTGCAATTAGGTGACGGCGTCTTCCAAGTATTATCAACTAACGGTGATACTCACCTTGGTGGTGACGACTTTGACAACAAGATCATGGATTGGCTCATCCAAAACTTTAAGGATGAAAATGGCGTTGATTTATCTAAAGACAAGATGGCTTTGCAACGGTTAAAGGATGCCGCAGAAAAAGCTAAGAAGGACTTGTCTGGTGTATCTTCAACTCACATTTCATTACCGTTCATTTCTGCTGGTGAATCTGGTCCTTTGCACCTTGAAGCTGACTTAACTCGTGCTAAATTTGATGAATTAACTAGTGACTTAGTTGATCGCACTAAGGTTGCTTTTGACAATGCCTTAAACGATGCTGACTTGACAGTTAGTGACATTGACAAGGTTATCTTAAACGGTGGTTCAACTCGTATTCCTGCCGTTCAGGAAGCTGTTAAGAAGTGGGCTGGTAAGGAACCTGACCACTCAATTAACCCTGACGAAGCTGTTGCTTTGGGTGCTGCCATTCAAGGTGGGGTTATCTCAGGTGACGTTAAGGATGTTGTTTTGCTTGATGTTACACCATTATCACTTGGTATTGAAACCATGGGTGGTGTCTTCACTAAGTTAATTGAAAAGAACACAACAATTCCAACTTCTAAGAGTCAAATCTTCTCAACGGCTGCTGATAACCAACCAGCCGTTGACGTTCATGTTTTACAAGGTGAACGTCCAATGGCTCAAGATGATAAGACTTTGGGACGCTTTGAATTAACTGACATTCCTGCAGCACCTCGTGGTGTACCACAAATCCAAGTTACATTTGATATTGATAAGAACGGTATCGTTAATGTTTCTGCTAAGGATATGGGTACTGGTAAGGAACAAAAGATTACAATTAAGAGTTCATCCGGTCTTTCTGATGAAGAAATTCAAAAGATGCAAAAAGAAGCCGAAGAACACGCTGAAGAGGATAAGAAGAAGAAGGAAGAAGTTGACTTACGTAATGAAGTTGACCAATTAATCTTCTCAACCGAAAAGACTCTAAAGGAAGTTAAGGATAACGATAAGGTTTCTGCAGATGATACCAAGAAGGTCCAAGATGCTCTTGATGCGTTAAAGAAAGCGCAAAAGGACAATAACTTAGATGAAATGAAGTCCAAGAAGGATGAATTAACTAAGGTTGCTCAAGATTTGGCTGTTAAATTGTACCAGGCTAATGGTGGTGCTCAAGGAGCAGCTGGTCAAGCTGGCCCGCAAGCCGGTCCACAGAATCCGGGTTCACAAGGCGGCAATACAAGTGATGGTTCTGCAACTGACGGTGAATTCCACAAAGTAGACCCGAACAAATAA
- the grpE gene encoding nucleotide exchange factor GrpE: MSKKDFPSEKDLDQTEATTAKSEKETKSEAKKQAVKADKKEKTPEQKLQEELAKAQAASKDFEDKYLRSQAEMQNMQNRYNKERAQLIKYESQSLAKDVLPAMDNLERALGTKVDDEASQQLKKGVQMTLDSLVKAMKDHGISEIEAEGVKFDPTLHQAVQTVAASSDDQKDHVVQVLQKGYQYKDRTLRPAMVVVAQ, translated from the coding sequence GTGAGTAAAAAAGATTTTCCTAGTGAAAAAGATTTAGATCAAACAGAAGCGACTACCGCAAAGTCAGAAAAAGAAACAAAATCTGAAGCGAAGAAGCAAGCTGTAAAAGCTGATAAAAAAGAAAAAACGCCAGAGCAAAAGCTTCAAGAAGAATTAGCTAAAGCTCAAGCAGCCAGCAAAGATTTTGAAGATAAGTATTTGCGTAGTCAAGCAGAAATGCAGAATATGCAAAACCGCTATAATAAAGAACGGGCACAACTAATAAAGTATGAGTCGCAATCTTTAGCTAAGGACGTACTACCAGCAATGGATAATTTAGAGCGTGCCTTAGGTACAAAGGTTGATGATGAAGCATCTCAACAGCTAAAGAAGGGTGTGCAAATGACACTTGATTCTTTAGTTAAGGCCATGAAAGATCACGGAATTAGTGAAATTGAGGCCGAAGGTGTTAAATTTGATCCGACACTGCATCAAGCTGTTCAAACAGTTGCAGCCAGCAGCGATGATCAAAAGGACCACGTTGTCCAAGTTTTACAAAAAGGATATCAATACAAAGACCGTACATTAAGACCAGCAATGGTTGTTGTTGCACAGTAA
- the hrcA gene encoding heat-inducible transcriptional repressor HrcA, with amino-acid sequence MLTERQELILKTIINDFTQTHDPVGSKTVMNQLPIKVSSATIRNEMVVLEDKGLIEKTHSSSGRVPSSEGYRYYLDNLVEPLQIPESVYTKIISQLDRPFHQVNEIVQEAAKILSDLTNYTAFAEGPENRDVTVTGFRIVPLVGRQVMAILVTSDGSVQNQVYNLPHNVHGDEIEKAVRMINDELVGKSLTEITPELLNKAVGQNISGKHASELIDLVEDVINDAASEQLYVDGQINLLNNTSTNDVSSIRSLYELVDQDDLIANLVAYRPTSNSGRFPVRVSLGSELPNELLKDYSLLTAEYSVGSHGKGVIALLGPTNMPYSQVIGLLEYFRNELAKKLLEYYGRFK; translated from the coding sequence ATGTTGACCGAACGTCAAGAACTTATTTTAAAAACAATCATTAATGACTTTACACAGACTCATGATCCAGTAGGTTCGAAGACAGTGATGAATCAGTTGCCGATTAAGGTGTCGAGTGCAACCATCAGAAATGAGATGGTTGTCCTAGAAGATAAGGGCTTAATTGAAAAGACTCATTCTTCTAGTGGTCGCGTGCCTTCCAGTGAGGGCTACCGCTATTATCTTGATAATTTAGTCGAGCCACTGCAAATACCGGAATCTGTTTATACCAAAATTATTAGTCAGCTTGACCGACCGTTTCATCAAGTTAACGAAATTGTTCAGGAAGCTGCTAAAATTTTATCCGATTTAACTAATTATACGGCATTTGCGGAAGGACCAGAGAACCGGGATGTAACTGTAACGGGATTTCGGATTGTACCGCTAGTTGGTCGCCAGGTGATGGCAATTCTGGTTACTAGTGATGGCAGTGTTCAGAATCAGGTTTATAATTTACCGCACAATGTTCATGGCGACGAAATTGAAAAAGCCGTCCGTATGATTAACGATGAACTAGTCGGTAAAAGTTTAACTGAAATCACGCCGGAACTGCTTAATAAGGCTGTTGGTCAAAATATCAGTGGTAAGCATGCTAGCGAACTGATTGATTTGGTTGAAGATGTCATTAACGATGCTGCTAGCGAGCAGCTATACGTTGATGGTCAAATTAATTTGTTAAATAATACTTCAACAAATGATGTTTCAAGCATTCGTTCGCTGTATGAGTTGGTTGATCAAGATGATTTGATTGCCAATCTTGTGGCCTACCGGCCAACTTCTAATTCGGGTCGCTTTCCTGTTAGGGTTAGTTTAGGCTCAGAATTACCAAACGAATTATTAAAGGATTACAGTTTGTTAACTGCAGAATATAGTGTTGGCTCCCACGGCAAAGGTGTAATTGCCTTGCTAGGACCAACGAATATGCCGTATTCACAAGTAATTGGCCTACTTGAATATTTCAGAAATGAGCTGGCAAAGAAATTACTTGAATATTATGGTCGATTTAAATAA
- the ribF gene encoding riboflavin biosynthesis protein RibF has product MQIIHLTYPVKENLIPSKIVLALGFFDGVHRGHQNLIELAREAATKKHLPLVVMTFDRHPKEVYQNAKVVYIDSLDEKAYKMAQLGVDYLIVIHFNDEFSKLTAQEFVDQIIVRLKADTVVAGFDYTYGPKDIANMKNFPKFAKGRFDIIDVPKQTYEGQKIGSTEIRKAVSDGNMELATKLLGSPYVMSGIVGHGLRNGHKLGFPTANLVWSENKVLPKVGVYATRTNIGDKWYDSMTSVGYNVTINEGKQIFIESNLFGFDQEAYGEKMVIKWYKYTRGEIKFADLAGLKKQMTHDEAEIKAYFADK; this is encoded by the coding sequence GTGCAAATTATCCATTTAACTTATCCAGTTAAAGAAAATTTAATACCAAGTAAAATCGTATTAGCGTTAGGTTTTTTTGATGGTGTTCACCGCGGACATCAGAACTTGATTGAATTAGCGCGTGAAGCAGCAACTAAAAAGCACTTGCCACTTGTTGTCATGACGTTTGACCGTCATCCAAAAGAAGTTTATCAAAATGCTAAGGTTGTTTACATTGATAGTCTGGATGAGAAGGCTTATAAAATGGCGCAATTGGGTGTCGATTACTTGATTGTCATTCATTTTAATGACGAATTTAGCAAATTAACAGCGCAAGAATTTGTCGACCAGATTATCGTGCGACTAAAAGCAGATACCGTTGTTGCCGGTTTTGATTATACTTACGGGCCAAAAGACATTGCCAATATGAAAAACTTCCCTAAATTTGCTAAAGGAAGATTTGATATTATTGATGTTCCCAAGCAAACTTATGAGGGTCAGAAAATTGGCTCAACTGAAATCAGAAAAGCAGTTAGTGACGGCAATATGGAGCTAGCAACCAAGCTGTTAGGCTCGCCATATGTCATGTCTGGCATTGTCGGCCACGGTCTACGTAATGGGCATAAGTTAGGCTTTCCTACGGCTAATTTGGTTTGGTCGGAAAACAAGGTTTTGCCTAAAGTTGGTGTCTATGCAACCAGAACAAACATCGGCGACAAATGGTATGATTCTATGACTAGTGTTGGCTACAACGTGACGATTAATGAAGGCAAACAGATTTTTATTGAATCTAACCTGTTTGGCTTCGACCAAGAAGCATACGGGGAAAAGATGGTTATCAAGTGGTATAAATATACCCGAGGTGAAATAAAATTTGCTGATCTTGCAGGATTAAAAAAGCAAATGACGCATGATGAAGCAGAAATCAAGGCTTACTTTGCTGACAAATAA